The Anoxybacillus amylolyticus DNA segment GCTGTTTTTACGCGAGTGTGAAGCATTCGTTTCATCGGTTTTGCGGGTGTTTTTTCAAAAGGAGCTAATACCGTAGATACCGCTTCCTCTTCGACAGTAGCGCTTATTTCGTTTTCTACGGCTAGCTTCTCCATCATAAAAGGGCGCTCTTCTCCGTTAATTTTCACCGTAATTTTCGTTTGCTCGTCCATTTTGTCACCATCCCATTTCGTCGATTCTTTGCTCATCTTATCATATTTGCGAAAAAAAAGAACAAGACATTTGTCGTCTCGTTCTCGAAGGTTTTCGTCAAATTTCGCATTAATTATCTTCAATAAGGGAGGTGGACAGTTCGTCTACTGGGATTTCCGCTTGCGTATCGCTATATGAACAAAGTTGTTTCGTTTCCCCTTTTAGACAAATAAAATAATTGAGCCGACCGTTTTCGTCTTTTTTAATCAACACGTACGATCGGTTTGTTTCGGTCGATAAAACGTTTCCGGTAAACGGGTCTTTGATTGGTTCAAGCACCCCATCTTCGACAAGCTGTTTGTACGTTAATGTTTCCGACGACCTCGGCTCCAAAAATTCAACTTTTTCCGCTCCAACATGAAGCCTCGCCGCTTCGTACATCGCATACGCATCGGAAACGAACGCGTGCAGGCGCATTTTTTCAATAACGTTCGTGACAATAATGACAGCAATCGATGCGACAATTCCTAAAATAACGATAACCGCAAGCAGCTCAAACAGAGTCATCCCTCGGTTCATCCGTGGCAGCATCGTATCCGCCCCCTCTACCGTTGCGTTGACGATTCATCGTCCGAAGACGGCGGAATTAACTCGGTTAATGGGTTTTGCTTGTCGCTTGAAGGCGGAACGTCAAACGGCGGTACTTGATTTTGCAAGCTTGCTAAGCCTGGATGGTAAAACGCGCTAACTGTTAACGAGTACGTTAACGGATGGACGGTCGATTCGACCGACGTCAGCTCCGGATTTCCTGTAAACGATAGCGATTCCACCGAAACGATGCGCGGCAATTGTTCTAACGTTTGTAAAAAGCGCTCGAGTTGATAATACGATGGCGATTGCACCGTCAACTGAACCGTTACCTTTTTTAAGCCAGCAGGAAGCGTAATGGAAGCTTTATTTTGTTGCGTAGTAGACGGTTGTTGGGTGGCGGAAGAAGCAGCAGCGCTTTGTTGTGATGCGCCTATCCCAGCATCTTCATTAAATGACATGTTCGGAATAAAGCTATCCGAAACGACTTCCGCTTTTTCTAAATCAAGCAAAAGTTGCTCTACAAGCGGTTTGACCGGCACTCGTTTTTGTAGTTCGACAGCGCTATCGATCATGTCTGTTTGCTGCTTTGCTGTTTGTGATTGCAGTGTAGTGACCAACTTTTGTTCATTTGCCACCGTTGTTTTTAATTCCGCCACACGGAGGTGAAGCGGTTTTAACGTATAGAAATAAAGAAAAGTAAACACGGCGCTGGCGACAACTAGCATCAATAACAATAACATCGCTTCGCGTTTTCCAATTCGAACAGTCATCGTTACTGCTCCTTTTTCTCGTTTAACGCATTTTTATTGACATGCAGCTCATATTGCGCTAAATAGCGCGGCAACACGTCGCGTTCTTCCGTTTTATTTTCATTTTGTTCGCCCGTCGTTGTAACGCTTTTAAGTTGCACGTCGGCAATAAACGGCGATTCTTCCAATCGCTTCAAATAATAAGCAGCATCTTCACTCGTATCAAACTGCACCGTGATTTTCACTGTTCCATCTTCTGTATAGGAAAAATTCATAAAAAAACCGCGCTCCGGCAGCTGTTTTGTTAATTCGCGCAACAAACGTACTGTTTTTAAAGGATATTGCTGCGCCCATTCGACCGTCTTTTTTAGTTCTTGCACTTCGTTTTGCGACTGTACACTTTGTTGTTTTTGCTGTTCTGCAGCCTCAAGCGCACGCAACTGTTTTAATTGTTCGGTGAGCGACTCCACTTGCTCGTTTGCTTGCTGGACAGAAAAATAAAAGAACACCCCACCAGCAAGCACCATCACAAACAATAGAAGAACACTAACGAGCAGCACGATATTTTTCGGTTCTTTTTTTGGCAGTAAGTTAACGTCGATGAGCATACGCTGTTCCCTCTTTTAGTCCAAGTCCCCAAGCTAAATGGTAGCGCGGTTCAATAGCTGATGCAAACGGCTCGGTTAGCCGTTCGACTGGAACGTCGAACCGCTCTTGCATCGCTTCATGAAGATGTGGCAATTTTGGATGGTCGCCCGTTAAAAAAATTTTTGTAATTTGAGCGTTCCCTTGTTGCAGTGAAAAACGATAAAAGTTCATGACTCGTTCGATTTCTTTATATACGTCTTCGAACGGACGAAACCATTCGTCTTGGCGAATAGTTTCATTGGGCACTTCAAACAACAATTGCCGCATAAAAATCGGCGCGTCGTTAAAAAAGGCGCTGACGTTGACAGAAGATTCATCGATTTGTACGATGAGCAAATGGTCGTCGCGCCGCACTTGGTCAGCGGCGTGAAAGAGCCGATAGACGCATAGCGGCGAAACGTCGGCTACGATCGGTCGAACGTTTACTTCTTCTAACAGTTCCGCGTAATCTCGAACAATTGGTTCTGGAGCAGCAAACAATAAGATCGTAAGTTTTTCGCTCGTTTTCTCTAGTAGCGCGTAATCAAATACCGGATGTTCAAACGGTAAATGAATCGTCGTTCCAAGCTCCATAAATAAATAGCCGCGAATTTCATCTTCTTGTAAATCAGCTGGCAATGAAAGCCGGCGAATGACGACGACCGGGTCGGGAACGAGAAAACGGACGCGTCTATTTTTTAACTTCCATTCGTCCACACATTCTTCTAAAATCATCGTAACCGTTTCGCGATCCATTATTTTCCCATCATGAATGAGCCCTTTTGGCAAGTCGCGCTCCCCATGTTTTTGAATCGTAAACGGATCGGTCGGTTTTAGTTCTACATAGCGAATGACATGGTCTTTGATGACAAGGTTAGCTACTTTGTGCCGCGGTTTGAATAAATTCATCCTATTCATATTGTTTCCCTCGTATTAAAAGAAAATCCATTGCTTATACCATTCGATAATCGCTTGTCCAAAAAAATAGGCGGTGAATGTCCCAAACACAATGTAAGGTCCAAATGGCATTGGCTCTTTGCGGCGTACTTTGCCGAGCGCTATCCCAATCAGACCAAACACCGTCCCGTAAACGGTCGAAAAAAAGAACGCTAATAACACCATTTTCCAGCCGAGGACAAAGCCGAGGAGGGCGAATAGTTTAATGTCACCCCCACCCATGCCGCCTTTGCTTGCGACAGCGATACCATACAATAGGAAAAAGCCAACGAAAGCGCCAATAAGTGAATCACTCCATGGAGAAAACGGAATAAAAATACGTTCGATGATAAAAAAAGCTGCAAACAAAAGCAGCACTCGGTCAGGAATAATCATATAGCGAATATCAGAAACAAAAATAATCATTAATAATGACACGAGCGTCCATGTCACGATCAATTCTTTTGACCATCCCACCAAAAAAGGCGACATCGTAAAAAGAATCGCCGTCATGAGCTCAACCGCTGGATAAAGCGGCGAAATGCCAACCCCACATCCTTTACACTTCCCACGTTGCACCACATACGAAACGACAGGAATAAGCTCCCACGCCGTCAGCGTGCGCTGACAACGTGGGCAATGCGAACGAGGTTTAACAATCGACTCCCCCACCGGCACCCGTAGCCCGACGACGTTGAAAAAAGAGCCGAGAAGGAGGCCGAGAAAAAAAACATAAAGATGGTCAAGTAAAATGGCAATAAACATATTTATCGACTAGCCCTTATTTTTTATTTTACTTCAACGATACATCACTTCGTTTTAAAGTTTCCGGATCTTTGTTATCTATATACTTAAATGAGTTAGCTCCTCCTGTAGCAAGAGTGACTGTATAGCTTAAATTTCCTGTAGTTGCGTCTTTTGTTACAGTTACAAAACTATTTGTGGAGTCATAATCCCCACTATCTCCAGGAGATTTCGGCACCTTCTCTAAATATCCTCCATCAACCAACTCTTTCATAGTAAACTTAGCTTTGGTAGTGTTTGATGAATCAGCCGTTATTGCTAGTCTCGCTGCATTTACTAGCTGTTTTGCATTAGCAATATGCGCATCTTTCTTAGAATTGTCAATAATTGCTCCAATACTCGGAATCGCAATCGCCGCGATAATTCCTAAAATGACAATGACGGCGAGCAATTCGATTAATGTTAAGCCTCGCTCATTTTTCAAAAAGCGTTTGAACATATTTTCCTCTCCTTTTTATAAGTCTTTTTATCTATCATTTTACATTATCTATCATTTTTTGCAAACGCTTATTGCTGGATATGGTTAAAAATATCGTACATTGGAACGATAATCGACGTAACGATTGTACCGACGATGCCGGACAAAAGGACGATCATGAGCGGTTCAATGAGCGATTTTAACCGGTCGGTACCCGCTTCGACTTCCGCTTCATAAAAGTCAGCGACTTTGGCAAGCATCGCATCAAGCGAGCCTGTCTGTTCGCCAATCGCAATCATTTGCGTCACAAGCGGCGGAAACACCCAATGTTTTTTCATCGGTTCTGTCAATGACTGTCCGCGCTCAAGCGCATCGCGCGCTTGTTTCATTACACTCGCAATCACTTCGTTTTCAATGACCGCTTCTACAATGGAAAGCGCCTGTAAAATCGGCACCGAACTGGAAAATAGCGAGCTTAACGTCCTCGTCATGCGGGCAAGCGCCGCTTTTTGCATTAGTTTGCCGAAAATCGGCAAGCGCAATAGCACGTAATCGAGGTAATATTTCGTCTGTTTTTGTTTTCGTAACATCGTAAAAAGCACATACATGCCAACAAGCGCGATGACAACTAACCACCAGTATGTCTGCATCCATTTGCTCGCCGATAGTACAAATTTTGTAATCGCCGGAAGTTCGGCGTGAAAATCAGCAAACATCGCGACAAACGTTGGAACGACTTTCACTAACAAAAAGATGACGACCGCAATCGCGATAATGCCAACGGCAATCGGATACGCGAGCGCAGACACAATTTTTTGCCTTGTGCGATGAATTTTTTCAAAATGCTCCGCAAGCCGCTCGAGCGTTTCATCCATGTTTCCGCCCGCTTCTCCCGCCTTCATCATGTTCACAAACATCGGCGGGAAAATGCGCGGATGTTTTGCCGCTGCACTTGACAATGGATTTCCCGCGCGCAATTCTTCTTCCACATCGGCAAGCGCCTTTTGCAGCGCTTTGCTGTCGGTTTGGCTCGCTAAAATGCGCGTCGAATCAACAACAGAGACACCTGCTTTCAATAGCGTCGAAAACTGGCGCAAATAAATGACGAAATCTTGCAGCTTCACAGCGTTGCCAAATGTAATTTCTTTCGTTAATAACGTTTGCGGCACTTCTTGCAAATCGACGACTTTAATTCCTTTTTGCCGCAGCTTGACGATTGCCTCCCGCTTTGAAGCGCTTGTAATCGTTCCCGTTTGCCGCTGTCCTTTCATATTTCGTCCTTCGTATTTAAATTGCGGCATTTATTCGCCACGCTCCTCGATAAGATAAGGTTCGGCTACGTCTTTTGAAATGAGCCCTGCCTGTACTAACTCTTTTATGTTCGTCGCAAGCGTGTGCATTCCTAAAGCGCGGCTCGTCTGCATGACGTTGACGATTTGGTGTACTTTTTCGTTGCGAATTAAATTGGCAACGGCAGCGTTATTCACTAAAATTTCTGTCGCTGCGACGCGCCCTGTCTTTTGCACGTTTGGAAATAGGCGTTGCGAAATAATGGCGACGAGAACAGAAGCAAGCTGAATGCGAATTTGCGCTTGCTGTGCTGGCGGAAAGACGTCAATTATTCGGTCAATCGTTGCCGGCGCGCTTGATGTATGAAGCGTTCCTAAGACGAGATGCCCTGTTTCCGCAGCGGTAATCGCGGTATGAATCGTTTCTAAATCGCGCATCTCACCGACTAAAATAACGTCTGGGTCTTGGCGTAACGCGGCGCGCAATCCGTTCGCAAAGTTGTTCGTATCAAACCCCACTTCGCGTTGGTCGATAACGCAGCCGCCGTGTTTATGCAAATATTCGATTGGGTCTTCGAGCGTAATAATATGCTTTTTCATCGTTTTATTCATGTAGTCAATCATCGCTGCCAACGTTGTCGATTTCCCGCTCCCTGTCGGTCCAGTGACAAGCACAAGCCCTTGTGGCTTTGCGGCAATTTGCTTTAACACTTCTGGAAGCCGTAGTTCGTCAATTGTCGGGATTTTTGTCGGGATGACACGAATCGAAAGCGAAACGCACGAACGCTGTTTAAATACGTTGACACGAAAACGGGAAACGCTAGGGATACTATACGAAAAGTCAATTTCCCCTTGTTCTTCGAATCGCGACCATAGCGATGGTGAAACGATTGCTTTTGCCATCTCTTCCGTATCTTCCGGACGCAACACATCTTGTCCGTACCGTTTCAACTCTCCGTTAATGCGCATAATTGGCGGTACGCCGACCGTCAAATGCACATCTGACGCTTTCCATTCAAATGCGGCACGCAACAAATGATCTATTCGTTTCATCGTTCTCCCCTTAACTTAACGTCGTTACTTTTAATACTTCTTCAAGCGTAGTAATTCCTTGCTTTACTTTTAACAATCCGTCATCAATTAAAAAAATCATTTTGTTTTTCATCGCCAATTCACGCAATTTCGAAAACGGTTCATGATTCAAAATGACGCGGCGCATGTCGTCGGTCATCACAAGCAATTCATGAAGAGCGATCCGCCCTTTATACCCAGTCATATTGCACGTCGGACAGCCGCGACCGCGAATAACTTTCTCAATTTTCATGCCGCGTCGCGCGAAAATTTCCATTTCCCGCTTCGTCGGCTCTTGTTCATATTGGCAATCTCGGCAAACTCGGCGCACAAGCCGCTGCGAAACAACGCCAGCGAGCGATGTTGCCACTAGAAACGGCTCAATCCCCATGTCAATTAAGCGCGTAACGGTGCTAAGTGCGTCATTTGTATGCAACGTACTAAGCACTAAATGTCCGGTTAGCGACGCACGAACTGCTACTTCCGCTGTTTCGCGGTCGCGAATTTCCCCGACCATGATAATGTTCGGGTCTTGGCGCAAAATCGAACGCAACCCTTGCGCAAACGTTAAACCGACGTTCGGATTGACTTGAATTTGGTTAATGCCTTCGAGCTGATATTCGACCGGATCTTCAATTGTAATAATGTTGACTTCTTCACTATTTAACCGGTTCAATGCAGCATAGAGCGTCGATGATTTTCCTGACCCAGTCGGTCCCGTAATCAACACAATTCCGGTCGGCCGCTCAATCAACTCAATAAATCGCTGTAAGTTAAGTTTATTAAACCCAAGCTTTTGAATATCGTTAAGCGCTGCTCCTAAATCAAGGACGCGCATGACGATTTTTTCGCCATACACGGTCGGCAACGTCGATACGCGCAAATCGACGGGGTGGAAGTCTATATTCATTTTAATCCGACCGTCTTGCGGAACGCGATGCTCGGTTATATCCATATTTGCTAAAATTTTAATTCTTGCGGTTAACACGCTTTGCATATGCTTCGGGAGCGCGCGATCCGTCCGTAGCACCCCGTCCACCCGATAGCGAATTAGTACTTTCGTTTCTTGCGGGTCGATATGAATGTCGCTCGCTCGCTGCTCAACCGCCAGCTGCAATATTTGATTGACGAGCCGAACAATCGGCGAGTCTTCTTCCGTTATCCGCTCTTCTTCGACCGTTTCTTGCGTTGGCGTCATCCGCAAAAAATCTTCCATCGACTCATCGATGTCGTAATATTTATTAATTGCCCGTAAAATATCGTCTTTCGAGGCGATCGCCGTTTCGATATGAAAGCCAGTTGAAAGCCGCAAATCGTCAATGACGAAAAAATCCATTGGATCCGCCATCGCTACAAGCAGCCGGTCTCCTTCTGCCTTGAGCGGCATGACCATGTGCCGTTTCGCAAACTCTTTCGGAATTAAATTTGTCAATTTTGGATCAATCGGATAGCGGTACAAGCTGACGTGTGGAATGCCAAGCTGAAATTCCAGCACTTCAATCAACTGCTGTTCTGTAATGTAGCCGCGTTGCAAAAGCGCATCGCCAAGCTTTTGCCCAGGCGCTTTTTGCTGGAGCGCTTCTTGTAGCTGCGCTTCTGTAATTAGTCCTGCTTCTACTAATAAATCACCCAACCGTTTCCGTTCTTGTCTTTTCGTCATCGTCATCCCTACTTTTCGTACTGATCGCTTTCATTTGGCTGTTCTTCTTGGGTTGGTGTTTTCGTTTGTTCGTTGTTTTGCGTTTCACTAGACGAAGGATTTTCTGTTTCGTTTGTTGGAGCCGTACCAAGTTCTAACCCACGCACTTCGGTCGCATGCACTGGCGGATAAAAATCTTCGGAAATGACTTCTGTTCCCACCAACTGTTTGTTTTCGTCATACGTTTCTTTTTTCACTTTTACAAGCATTCCTTGGCGTCCGGAGTCTTTCACGTATCGTTCCCCAGGCTTCAACGATGGGTTGTATTGCACGACCGTCTTTGGCGGAAAGTACTCTACTTCTCCCGTTTTGATGACATATTGATATGCAAACGGCAAGCCATATAACGTCACACGAAATCCGTTTCCAACCGTTTGAAATTGTAGCGTATACGCCGTTGTGTTCGGGTTATATACACGTAAATCGCTTATTTTCCCATCGACTTTTGCTTCATAGCCAAGTGGAATCCCGTCGGGTAAGCTGCGGCTCGTATGACGTTCGACAACAGTAAAATTCGTCGGCAATATCGCTTGATACACAGCGGATGCAATAGTGCTCATCGCTAACGAGGACATTCCTTTCATATATGCAGCAAGCGACAGGAGCGTTTTCCCTTTTATTTCAATCGATGAGTGATGCTCAACCCATGCAATAACTTCTGCTTTCTGTTCTCTTAAGTTCGTTATACTCCCTACACTTACCGCTGTTCTTTCCGTTGCTTGTTGCCCAATATAGCGTGCAAGGTCGAACGGCTCGCGATTTCGTTGCAATAGCGCAGCGCTTTTCATGATGTCATTGGCTAACTTATCGAGCTGAAGCGACGAAGCAAGCGCTGGTGTAATAAGCTGTTCGGCAAGGGCGGAAACGGCTTCTTTATCTAGTTGCACAACAAGCTGCGACGGA contains these protein-coding regions:
- a CDS encoding pilus assembly FimT family protein, coding for MLPRMNRGMTLFELLAVIVILGIVASIAVIIVTNVIEKMRLHAFVSDAYAMYEAARLHVGAEKVEFLEPRSSETLTYKQLVEDGVLEPIKDPFTGNVLSTETNRSYVLIKKDENGRLNYFICLKGETKQLCSYSDTQAEIPVDELSTSLIEDN
- a CDS encoding type IV pilus twitching motility protein PilT: MKRIDHLLRAAFEWKASDVHLTVGVPPIMRINGELKRYGQDVLRPEDTEEMAKAIVSPSLWSRFEEQGEIDFSYSIPSVSRFRVNVFKQRSCVSLSIRVIPTKIPTIDELRLPEVLKQIAAKPQGLVLVTGPTGSGKSTTLAAMIDYMNKTMKKHIITLEDPIEYLHKHGGCVIDQREVGFDTNNFANGLRAALRQDPDVILVGEMRDLETIHTAITAAETGHLVLGTLHTSSAPATIDRIIDVFPPAQQAQIRIQLASVLVAIISQRLFPNVQKTGRVAATEILVNNAAVANLIRNEKVHQIVNVMQTSRALGMHTLATNIKELVQAGLISKDVAEPYLIEERGE
- a CDS encoding pilus assembly protein PilO, yielding MTVRIGKREAMLLLLMLVVASAVFTFLYFYTLKPLHLRVAELKTTVANEQKLVTTLQSQTAKQQTDMIDSAVELQKRVPVKPLVEQLLLDLEKAEVVSDSFIPNMSFNEDAGIGASQQSAAASSATQQPSTTQQNKASITLPAGLKKVTVQLTVQSPSYYQLERFLQTLEQLPRIVSVESLSFTGNPELTSVESTVHPLTYSLTVSAFYHPGLASLQNQVPPFDVPPSSDKQNPLTELIPPSSDDESSTQR
- a CDS encoding G5 domain-containing protein encodes the protein MRPVAAAKLFFVIVLCTIYLISVSQIGPTVYESLVANDTDFAAGTIIGSVSVASFSKEEAAQKLQAKVNEWKTSAQLTLIYQEKTVAIPTRLFTFRVEQSVQQAVNGHPSQLVVQLDKEAVSALAEQLITPALASSLQLDKLANDIMKSAALLQRNREPFDLARYIGQQATERTAVSVGSITNLREQKAEVIAWVEHHSSIEIKGKTLLSLAAYMKGMSSLAMSTIASAVYQAILPTNFTVVERHTSRSLPDGIPLGYEAKVDGKISDLRVYNPNTTAYTLQFQTVGNGFRVTLYGLPFAYQYVIKTGEVEYFPPKTVVQYNPSLKPGERYVKDSGRQGMLVKVKKETYDENKQLVGTEVISEDFYPPVHATEVRGLELGTAPTNETENPSSSETQNNEQTKTPTQEEQPNESDQYEK
- a CDS encoding prepilin-type N-terminal cleavage/methylation domain-containing protein, with translation MFKRFLKNERGLTLIELLAVIVILGIIAAIAIPSIGAIIDNSKKDAHIANAKQLVNAARLAITADSSNTTKAKFTMKELVDGGYLEKVPKSPGDSGDYDSTNSFVTVTKDATTGNLSYTVTLATGGANSFKYIDNKDPETLKRSDVSLK
- a CDS encoding GspE/PulE family protein, translated to MTKRQERKRLGDLLVEAGLITEAQLQEALQQKAPGQKLGDALLQRGYITEQQLIEVLEFQLGIPHVSLYRYPIDPKLTNLIPKEFAKRHMVMPLKAEGDRLLVAMADPMDFFVIDDLRLSTGFHIETAIASKDDILRAINKYYDIDESMEDFLRMTPTQETVEEERITEEDSPIVRLVNQILQLAVEQRASDIHIDPQETKVLIRYRVDGVLRTDRALPKHMQSVLTARIKILANMDITEHRVPQDGRIKMNIDFHPVDLRVSTLPTVYGEKIVMRVLDLGAALNDIQKLGFNKLNLQRFIELIERPTGIVLITGPTGSGKSSTLYAALNRLNSEEVNIITIEDPVEYQLEGINQIQVNPNVGLTFAQGLRSILRQDPNIIMVGEIRDRETAEVAVRASLTGHLVLSTLHTNDALSTVTRLIDMGIEPFLVATSLAGVVSQRLVRRVCRDCQYEQEPTKREMEIFARRGMKIEKVIRGRGCPTCNMTGYKGRIALHELLVMTDDMRRVILNHEPFSKLRELAMKNKMIFLIDDGLLKVKQGITTLEEVLKVTTLS
- a CDS encoding type II secretion system F family protein, with the translated sequence MPQFKYEGRNMKGQRQTGTITSASKREAIVKLRQKGIKVVDLQEVPQTLLTKEITFGNAVKLQDFVIYLRQFSTLLKAGVSVVDSTRILASQTDSKALQKALADVEEELRAGNPLSSAAAKHPRIFPPMFVNMMKAGEAGGNMDETLERLAEHFEKIHRTRQKIVSALAYPIAVGIIAIAVVIFLLVKVVPTFVAMFADFHAELPAITKFVLSASKWMQTYWWLVVIALVGMYVLFTMLRKQKQTKYYLDYVLLRLPIFGKLMQKAALARMTRTLSSLFSSSVPILQALSIVEAVIENEVIASVMKQARDALERGQSLTEPMKKHWVFPPLVTQMIAIGEQTGSLDAMLAKVADFYEAEVEAGTDRLKSLIEPLMIVLLSGIVGTIVTSIIVPMYDIFNHIQQ
- a CDS encoding PilN domain-containing protein → MLIDVNLLPKKEPKNIVLLVSVLLLFVMVLAGGVFFYFSVQQANEQVESLTEQLKQLRALEAAEQQKQQSVQSQNEVQELKKTVEWAQQYPLKTVRLLRELTKQLPERGFFMNFSYTEDGTVKITVQFDTSEDAAYYLKRLEESPFIADVQLKSVTTTGEQNENKTEERDVLPRYLAQYELHVNKNALNEKKEQ
- the pilM gene encoding type IV pilus biogenesis protein PilM, coding for MNLFKPRHKVANLVIKDHVIRYVELKPTDPFTIQKHGERDLPKGLIHDGKIMDRETVTMILEECVDEWKLKNRRVRFLVPDPVVVIRRLSLPADLQEDEIRGYLFMELGTTIHLPFEHPVFDYALLEKTSEKLTILLFAAPEPIVRDYAELLEEVNVRPIVADVSPLCVYRLFHAADQVRRDDHLLIVQIDESSVNVSAFFNDAPIFMRQLLFEVPNETIRQDEWFRPFEDVYKEIERVMNFYRFSLQQGNAQITKIFLTGDHPKLPHLHEAMQERFDVPVERLTEPFASAIEPRYHLAWGLGLKEGTAYAHRR
- a CDS encoding prepilin peptidase, encoding MFIAILLDHLYVFFLGLLLGSFFNVVGLRVPVGESIVKPRSHCPRCQRTLTAWELIPVVSYVVQRGKCKGCGVGISPLYPAVELMTAILFTMSPFLVGWSKELIVTWTLVSLLMIIFVSDIRYMIIPDRVLLLFAAFFIIERIFIPFSPWSDSLIGAFVGFFLLYGIAVASKGGMGGGDIKLFALLGFVLGWKMVLLAFFFSTVYGTVFGLIGIALGKVRRKEPMPFGPYIVFGTFTAYFFGQAIIEWYKQWIFF